A region of Chitinophaga horti DNA encodes the following proteins:
- the rocD gene encoding ornithine--oxo-acid transaminase: MESVANLSKTAAFIDREHHYGAHNYHPLPVVLERGEGVFLWDVEGKRYYDFLSAYSAVNQGHCHPRIIAALKAQAEKLTLTSRAFYNDKLGDFEEYVCRLFGYDKALVMNTGVEAVETAMKLCRKWGYLVKGIPQDQAKLVFADGNFHGRTISVVSASDDESARSGFGPFLDGIMKVPYNDADALEILLSTDKTIAGVILEPIQGEAGVIVPDEDYLERVSQLCNKYNVLFIADEIQTGIGRTGSMLASYDTATKLGKPDVLILGKAVSGGTVPVSVVLADDDIMLCIRPGEHGSTYGGNPLACAVAKEAIQVVLDEDLSLNAHKMGKLFREGLLDISKRLGVIRTVRGKGLLNAIVIDNSLEADLAWELCLEFKQRGLLAKPTHGNKIRFAPPLIIDAKQIMESLSIIENAIKSRCL; this comes from the coding sequence ATGGAATCTGTTGCGAATTTATCAAAAACTGCGGCGTTTATCGATAGGGAACATCATTATGGGGCACATAATTATCATCCCCTCCCTGTTGTGCTGGAGCGTGGAGAAGGTGTTTTTCTTTGGGACGTGGAAGGCAAACGTTATTACGATTTCCTGTCTGCTTACTCGGCGGTTAACCAGGGGCATTGCCACCCGCGCATTATAGCGGCGCTGAAAGCGCAGGCGGAAAAACTCACCCTTACGTCGAGAGCCTTTTACAACGATAAACTCGGTGACTTCGAAGAATATGTATGCCGGTTGTTCGGCTATGACAAAGCGCTGGTGATGAACACCGGTGTTGAGGCGGTGGAAACGGCGATGAAGTTATGCCGGAAGTGGGGATACCTGGTCAAAGGCATTCCGCAGGACCAGGCGAAGCTCGTTTTCGCCGATGGTAACTTTCATGGCCGTACAATATCCGTAGTATCCGCCTCCGACGACGAATCCGCCCGCAGTGGCTTCGGCCCCTTCCTGGACGGCATTATGAAGGTGCCATACAACGATGCCGATGCACTGGAGATATTACTCAGCACCGACAAAACCATCGCTGGTGTTATCCTGGAACCCATACAAGGAGAGGCTGGCGTGATTGTTCCGGATGAAGATTACCTGGAACGCGTGAGCCAATTGTGCAACAAATACAACGTACTGTTTATTGCCGATGAAATACAGACTGGCATTGGCAGAACGGGCAGCATGCTAGCCTCTTACGATACCGCTACAAAACTGGGCAAACCTGACGTATTGATTCTTGGCAAAGCCGTTTCGGGCGGCACCGTGCCTGTTTCCGTGGTGCTGGCCGATGATGATATCATGCTATGCATTCGTCCCGGCGAACATGGCTCCACCTACGGCGGCAATCCGCTGGCGTGCGCGGTCGCTAAAGAAGCGATACAGGTGGTGCTGGACGAAGACCTGTCATTGAACGCACACAAAATGGGCAAACTATTCCGGGAAGGCCTCCTCGATATTTCAAAAAGACTGGGCGTGATCCGTACCGTGCGCGGCAAGGGATTGCTGAATGCAATTGTGATAGACAACAGCCTGGAGGCTGACCTGGCCTGGGAGTTGTGCCTGGAGTTCAAACAACGCGGCCTGTTAGCGAAACCGACACATGGCAATAAGATCCGTTTTGCCCCTCCGTTGATCATTGATGCGAAGCAAATCATGGAAAGCTTATCCATCATCGAAAACGCTATCAAATCCCGCTGTTTATGA
- a CDS encoding Lrp/AsnC family transcriptional regulator produces the protein MEHVDDFDKQILKELEKDGRMAFSAIASTLGVSNTMVHQRVNRLTELGILTGIKPVLNEKRLGYDWGAFTGLTLEKDHDSNRIIEALKNIPEITECYYISGSYTLYIKIIARDHEHMRKVLYEQIDSIPGIAKTDSIMELGCAFKRNVTL, from the coding sequence ATGGAGCATGTAGACGATTTCGATAAACAGATATTAAAAGAGTTGGAAAAGGACGGCCGTATGGCATTTTCCGCCATAGCCTCTACGTTGGGGGTGTCAAATACCATGGTGCACCAGCGTGTCAATCGTCTCACAGAGCTGGGTATTCTCACCGGCATCAAACCTGTACTGAACGAAAAGCGGCTGGGCTATGACTGGGGAGCCTTTACGGGCCTCACGCTCGAAAAGGACCATGACTCCAACCGCATTATCGAAGCGCTCAAAAACATCCCGGAAATAACGGAGTGCTATTATATTTCCGGAAGTTATACCCTGTACATCAAAATTATCGCCCGCGATCATGAGCACATGCGTAAGGTGCTGTATGAGCAGATCGACAGTATTCCGGGAATAGCCAAAACGGATTCTATTATGGAGCTGGGGTGTGCGTTTAAGCGGAATGTGACGTTATAG